The Juglans regia cultivar Chandler chromosome 2, Walnut 2.0, whole genome shotgun sequence genome includes a window with the following:
- the LOC108985890 gene encoding proteasome activator subunit 4-like produces MHLYNAWLPPPVAQQTQREKESFSRVVHSIRSSFRPDDPDSVYSTLKWISVLDLFIKAKSDVSLEDVSTLVEIGLELFINSQNKLYAQVRWGNILVKVLNKYRKKLSLKVQWRPLYDTLVHTHFTRNTGPEGWRLRQRHFVTITSLVRSCRRFFPPGSASEIWFEFRSLLDNPWHNSTFEGSGFVRLFLPTNLDNQDFFSNDWMKSCVDLWDSIPNCQFWNSQWVALVARVVKHCSFIDWECFLPTLFTRYLNMFEVPVANGSGSYPFSMDVPRNTRFLFSNKTVTPAKAIAKSIVYLLKPGGSIEEHFEKLVNLLEQYYHPSNGGRWTYSLERFLFHLIIQFQKRLQHEQQNTDNNRQPELCLGSSERTYFVNVMLKLIDRGQYSKNEHLSETVAAATSILSYVEPSLVLPFVASRFHMALETMTATHQLKIAVMSVAFVGRSLFLTSQSASAESVAIDGGDMFTDLLMVSLSNALLGMDANDPPKTLATMQLIGSIFSNLASLDDNIEESSFMPMIRFSEWLDEFLCRLFSLLLHLEPSSVTNEGLHSSATSGTFLVEDGPYYYCMLEILLGRLSKSLYNQALKKISKFVKTNILPGAIAEVGLLCCACVHSNPEDAVTHLIEPILLSVISSLKGMPVTGFGGRGSSNVSISTKEKPTLSPALETTLDYQLKIMSVAISYGGTALLRYRDQFKEAIMSAFDSPSWKVNGAGDHLLRSLLGSLVLYYPMDQYKCIFRHPVASELEGWISTKDYSHDKLPMGPRWHIPTDEEVHFANELLDLHFKSALDDLLTICQTKTHSEPGDEKEHLKVTLLRIDSSLQGVLSCLPDFSPSSSNTMVEDLDHTFLIAGATGSSVGSTQLREKAAEIIHEACKYLLQEKSDDSILLILIIRIMDALVNYGSLEYDEWSNHRQAWKLESSAIIEPPINFIVSSHSKGNRRPRWALIDKAYMHSTWRSSQSSYHLFRTSGNFSPSDHLILLMDDLLSLCLHSYETVRTLAGKSLLKMIKRWPSMISKCVLTLAENLRNPKSREYAVLGSCAVLSSQTVLKHLTTDPKAFSLFILGILSSSHHESLKCQKAINELFVKYNIYFAGVSRSIFRKTNNDVDVPDFVDLVSQIGSMSFDSIGLHWRYNLMANRVLLLLAMASRNDPNASSKILSETAGHFLRNLKSQLPQTRILAISALNTLLKESPYKQTAEEHSGSSASGELLESTKSSLEGALTSIFQEEGFFNETLNSLSHVHIITDTESASSRGNHGNSAFQSLADKSITLFYFDFSAAWPRTPSWISLLGTDTFYSNFARIFKRLIQECGMPVLLALKGTLEEFANAKERSKQCVAAEALAGVLHSDVNGLLEAWDSWLMVQLQNIVLAQSVESVPEWAACIRYAVTGKGKYGTRVPLLRQRILDCLANPLPSTATTTVVANRYAFLSAALIEISPQKMPATELQLHNKLLGELLGNMCHSSAQVREAIGVTLSVLCSNIQLYASLECDHSLERENTDVNDRLKEGSWVRFLIDRASELVVNIQNTSQSDNLETPADERHQNRRLNGDSKDDVKWMETIFHFIISSLKSGRSSYLLDVVVGLLYPVISLQETSNKDLSTLAKAAFELLKWRIFWQPHIQETVSVILSSANDSNWRTRSATLTYLRTFMYRHTFILSRLEKQQIWSTVEKLLMDNQVEVREHAAAVLAGLMKGGDEDLARDFRDRAYVKANDLPRKRKQRNSSRHSTASIHGTILALAASVLSAPYDMPSWLPEHVTLLARFAGEPSPVKSTVTKAVAEFRRTHADTWNVQKNSFTEEQLEVLADTSSSSSYFA; encoded by the exons ATGCATCTGTACAATGCGTGGCTTCCGCCACCGGTGGCCCAACAGACCCAGAGAGAGAAGGAGTCCTTCTCTCGGGTCGTCCACTCCATCAGGTCATCATTCCGACCCGACGACCCGGACTCTGTCTACTCTACTCTCAAGTGGATCTCTGTCCTCGATCT tTTCATAAAGGCAAAAAGTGATGTGTCTTTGGAAGATGTCAGCACACTTGTCGAGATAGGGTTAGAATTGtttataaattcacaaaataaacTTTATGCGCAG GTTAGATGGGGAAATATCTTAGTAAAAGTACTTAATAAGTACCGAAAGAAGCTTTCCTTAAAGGTTCAGTGGCGGCCTTTGTATGATACTTTGGTTCATACACATTTCACAAG GAATACTGGTCCTGAAGGGTGGAGATTAAGACAGAGACATTTTGTGACTATTACTTCCCTTGTTCGATCCTGCCGGAGGTTTTTCCCACCAGGTTCTGCCTCTGAGATATGGTTTGAGTTTAg ATCTTTATTGGATAATCCATGGCATAATTCAACCTTTGAAGGATCTGGGTTTGTGAGACTGTTTCTTCCCACAAATTTGGACAACCAggactttttttcaaa TGATTGGATGAAATCTTGTGTAGACCTGTGGGACTCGATACCAAATTGCCAATTTTGGAATAGTCAATGGGTTGCTCTCGTAGCTCGTGTTGTAAAGCACTGCAGCTTTATTGACTGGGAGTGCTTTTTACCCACACTTTTTACAAGATACTTAAATATGTTTGAG GTTCCTGTGGCAAATGGAAGTGGATCCTATCCTTTTTCCATGGATGTTCCTAGAAACACAAGGTTCTTGTTCTCCAATAAAACAGTCACCCCGGCAAAGGCCATTGCAAAATCAATT GTGTATCTCTTAAAGCCTGGTGGTTCAATCGAAGAACATTTTGAGAAATTGGTCAACCTTTTGGAACA ATATTACCATCCCTCCAACGGCGGTCGTTGGACATATTCATTGGAGCGGTTTTTGTTCCATTTGATAATCCAATTTCAGAAACGCCTACAACATGAGCAACA GAACACAGATAACAATAGACAGCCCGAACTGTGTCTAGGAAGCTCAGAAAGGACCTATTTTGTGAATGTGATGTTGAAGTTAATTGACCGTGGTCAATATAGCAAAAATGAACATCTATCTGAGACGGTTGCTGCAGCAACTTCTATTTTGTCTTATGTGGAGCCTTCTTTGGTTCTTCCTTTTGTCGCGTCTCGATTTCATATGGCTTTGGAGACG ATGACTGCCACCCACCAGCTGAAAATTGCTGTGATGTCAGTAGCCTTTGTTGGGCGTTCACTATTTCTCACTTCACAATCGGCCTCAGCAGAATCAGTTGCTATTGATGGTGGTGACATGTTCACTGATCTTTTGATGGTTTCATTATCCAATGCATTACTTGGTATGGATGCCAATGATCCTCCTAAAACGTTGGCAACCATGCAATTAATTGGTTCCATTTTTTCCAAT TTGGCTTCTTTGGATGACAATATAGAGGAGTCTTCATTCATGCCTATGATTCGCTTTTCTGAATGGCTTGATGAGTTCTTATGTCGCTTATTTTCCTTGCTTCTGCACTTGGAACCCAGCAGTGTTAC GAATGAGGGCCTTCATTCATCTGCTACATCGGGAACGTTTCTGGTTGAGGACGGTCCTTATTACTATTGCATGCTTGAAATCTTGCTTGGGAGACTTTCAAAATCACTGTATAATCAG GCTTTGAAGAAAATTTCCAAGTTTGTCAAGACAAATATTCTTCCTGGGGCAATTGCAGAGGTTGGACTGCTTTGTTGTGCATGTGTTCATTCGAATCCAGAAGATGCAGTTACACACCTTATTGAGCCCATTTTGCTCTCTGTTATATCCTCTTTAAAAGGAATGCCGGTCACAGGATTTGGAGGAAGAGGAAGTTCCAATGTCTCTATTTCAACCAAG GAAAAACCCACACTTTCTCCCGCTCTGGAAACAACACTTGATTATCAATTGAAAATAATGTCAGTTGCTATCAGTTATGGAGGCACTGCTCTTCTCCGTTACAGGGATCAGTTTAAAGAGGCTATCATGTCTGCTTTTGATTCTCCATCTTGGAAG GTCAATGGAGCTGGTGATCATCTTCTTCGATCCCTCCTTGGGAGCCTGGTTCTTTATTATCCAATGGATCAGTACAA GTGCATTTTCCGTCACCCCGTTGCTTCTGAACTGGAGGGATGGATTAGCACAAAAGATTATTCCCATGATAAACTGCCAATGGGGCCCAGGTGGCATATTCCGACTGATGAAGAAGTTCATTTTGCAAATGAACTTTTGGACCTTCATTTTAAATCGGCCTTGGATGATCTTTTGACCATATGCCAAACTAAAACCCATTCCGAACCAG GAGATGAGAAAGAGCACTTGAAAGTGACTCTTTTGCGTATTGATTCTTCATTGCAAGGAGTATTGTCTTGCTTGCCTGATTTCAGCCCATCCTCCAGTAATACGATGGTTGAGGATCTTGATCATACTTTCTTAATTGCTGGAGCAACAGGTTCGAGTGTTGGCAGCACTCAACTGCGGGAAAAAGCTGCTGAGATTATACATGAAGCTTGCAa ATACTTGTTACAGGAAAAGTCTGATGACAGCATTTTATTGATACTCATTATTCGTATTATGGATGCTTTAGTGAACTACG GAAGTTTggaatatgatgaatggtcaaATCACCGGCAGGCATGGAAGTTGGAATCTTCTGCCATAATTGAACCTCCGATTAATTTCATTGTGTCATCTCATTCTAAGGGGAACAGAAG GCCAAGGTGGGCGCTTATTGACAAGGCATACATGCACAGTACGTGGAGATCCTCACAATCGTCTTACCATCTATTCCGTACAAGTGGGAATTTCTCTCCATCGGACCATTTGATTCTTTTGATGGATGATCTTCTAAGTCTATGCCTGCATAGTTATGAAACTGTTCGCAC ACTTGCGGGAAAATCTCTGTTAAAGATGATCAAGAGATGGCCATCAATGATTTCAAAGTGTGTTCTAACGCTTGCTGAGAATTTGCGGAACCCTAAATCACGAGAATATGCAGTGCTAGGTTCCTGTGCAGTCCTTAGCTCACAAACGGTTCTCAAGCATTTGACAACG GATCCAAAAGCATTCTCTTTATTCATCCTTGGGATCCTTTCCAG CTCCCACCATGAATCACTGAAATGCCAAAAAGCAATTAATGAG TTATTTGTCAAATACAACATCTACTTTGCTGGAGTATCTAGAAGCATTTTCAGGAAAACAAACAATGACGTGGATGTACCAGATTTTGTAGATTTGGTTTCCCAAATTGGTTCTATGAGTTTTGATTCCATTGGCTTGCATTGGCG GTATAATCTCATGGCTAATAGAGTTCTACTCCTGTTGGCTATGGCATCTAGGAATGACCCAAATGCCTCTTCTAAGATATTGAGTGAAACTGCTG GTCACTTCTTAAGGAATTTGAAAAGCCAACTTCCTCAGACAAGAATACTTGCAATCTCGGCCTTAAATACACTGTTGAAGGAATCTCCTTATAAACAGACAGCCGAGGAACACTCTGGCTCTTCTGCTTCTGGGGAGTTACTAGAAAGTACAAAATCATCCCTAGAAGGAGCTTTAACTAGTATTTTTCAGGAAGAGGGTTTCTTCAATGAGACATTGAATAGTCTTTCCCATGTTCACATAATTACTGATACTGAGAGCGCATCTTCCAGAGGAAATCATGGAAATTCAGCTTTTCAGAGCCTAGCAGACAAATCAATCAccctattttattttgatttttctgcTGCATGGCCACGTACTCCTAGCTGGATTTCTTTATTAGGAACTGATACCTTCTACTCTAATTTTGCCCGGATTTTTAAGCGGCTAATACAAGAATGTGGTATGCCTGTTTTATTGGCACTAAAAGGTACATTGGAGGAGTTTGCAAATGCCAAGGAAAGGTCTAAACAGTGTGTTGCTGCTGAAGCATTGGCTGGGGTGTTGCATTCTGATGTTAACGGTCTTCTAGAAGCATGGGACAGCTGGTTGATGGTCCAGTTGCAGAATATTGTTTTAGCACAATCAGTGGAATCGGTACCTGAGTGGGCAGCTTGTATTCGTTATGCAGTTacaggaaaaggaaaatacGGAACAAGAGTTCCTCTTCTGAGGCAAAGAATCCTAGACTGTTTGGCGAATCCTTTACCATCAACAGCAACTACTACTGTAGTAGCCAACCGCTATGCTTTTCTGTCAGCTGCACTTATAGAAATATCCCCTCAGAAAATGCCAGCAACTGAGTTACAGCTCCATAATAAACTTTTAGGGGAGCTGCTTGGTAACATGTGCCATTCATCTGCCCAA GTAAGGGAAGCTATAGGTGTTACCCTTTCTGTGTTGTGCTCAAACATTCAGCTTTATGCATCATTGGAATGTGATCATTCGCTTGAAAGGGAAAACACTGATGTTAATGACCGGCTTAAAGAAGGAAGTTGGGTTCGGTTTCTAATAGACAGAGCATCTGAACTGGTAGTGAATATTCAGAATACCAGTCAGTCTGACAATTTGGAGACCCCAGCGGATGAGAGGCATCAAAATAGACGTTTGAATGGAGATTCAAAAGATGATGTCAAATGGATGGAAACG ATATTCCATTTCATTATCTCATCTCTGAAGTCTGGAAGATCTTCATATTTGCTGGATGTAGTAGTGGGACTTCTTTATCCTGTAATTTCCTTGCAG GAAACATCGAATAAAGATTTGTCAACATTGGCCAAGGCAGCTTTTGAACTGTTGAAATGGAGGATTTTCTGGCAACCTCATATCCAGGAGACTGTATCTGTGATTCTTTCTTCAGCCAATGATTCTAACTGGCGAACCAGATCTGCGACACTGACATATCTGCGAACTTTTATGTATAG gcATACTTTCATTCTCTCACGTTTAGAGAAACAACAAATCTGGAGCACTGTGGAGAAGCTACTGATGGACAACCAAGTGGAG GTAAGAGAGCATGCCGCGGCAGTTCTGGCAGGCCTAATGAAGGGTGGGGATGAAGATCTAGCTAGAGATTTTCGTGATAGAGCCTACGTGAAGGCAAATGATCTTCCAAGGAAGAGAAAGCAAAG AAATTCTTCTCGTCACTCCACAGCTTCTATACATGGCACTATACTTGCTTTGGCAGCTTCTGTATTATCAGCTCCTTATGACATGCCCAG TTGGTTGCCTGAGCATGTTACATTACTAGCTCGTTTTGCTGGGGAGCCATCACCTGTAAAATCTACAGTTACTAAAGCAGTTGCGGAGTTCCGACGGACCCATGCAGATACGTGGAATGTTCAGAAAAATTCATTTACTGAAGAGCAACTTGAG GTTCTGGCTGATACATCCTCGTCATCATCATATTTTGCTTAA